A part of Candidatus Diapherotrites archaeon genomic DNA contains:
- a CDS encoding UPF0175 family protein, with product MPVDAFSLPKVMKEEIFALVSSGHYSSKSEVIKDAFRNLLRMHPELRTVIAVELFKNKKISIGRASEIAGLNIAEFKQKLKDRGIKRLTKGKKAREIDEKLKEVFT from the coding sequence ATGCCTGTTGATGCTTTCTCTCTGCCTAAGGTAATGAAAGAGGAAATTTTTGCCTTGGTTTCTTCTGGCCATTATTCCTCCAAGTCCGAGGTAATAAAGGATGCTTTCAGGAATCTCTTGAGGATGCATCCTGAATTGAGGACTGTTATTGCTGTTGAATTATTCAAGAACAAGAAGATTTCTATTGGCAGGGCTTCAGAGATTGCCGGCCTTAATATTGCAGAATTCAAGCAGAAATTGAAGGACCGAGGAATAAAGCGCTTGACCAAAGGAAAAAAGGCAAGAGAGATTGACGAAAAATTAAAGGAAGTATTTACTTGA
- the sepF gene encoding cell division protein SepF codes for MAFMDKLFRKTDDVDIEDFLNNLDVEEESVVENADAYVKPYSLLRDNDPEIVIDELKKGNIILLNVGDLTKRNAIKLRDMVGQIKNAAQEIDGDIARISSDRVLVTPARVKIIKRKE; via the coding sequence ATGGCTTTCATGGATAAACTTTTCAGGAAGACTGATGATGTGGACATAGAGGATTTCTTGAATAATTTGGATGTAGAAGAAGAGTCTGTTGTAGAGAATGCTGATGCTTACGTCAAGCCTTATTCTCTGCTAAGAGACAATGACCCTGAAATTGTCATAGATGAATTGAAGAAGGGAAACATAATTTTGCTGAATGTGGGTGACCTTACAAAAAGGAATGCAATAAAGCTTAGGGACATGGTAGGGCAGATAAAAAACGCAGCACAGGAAATTGACGGCGACATTGCAAGGATTTCTTCTGACAGAGTTTTGGTTACGCCTGCAAGAGTAAAGATTATTAAGAGAAAGGAATAA
- a CDS encoding AAA family ATPase, whose translation MGENLFEAELARSTIFKDRNAISQHYAPKELPFREKQIEEMTKILASALKNSKPDNLFIYGKTGTGKTTVTKHVMEKLEEVTEKRNAKVKCIYINCRNHNSKYKVMIKAVKELFPQENFIGFSAGFVYDKLLEYCNSNSFRVIIVLDEIDKVKDLDELVYSLSRSNDEMKGNGCSISITGISNNLIFKDRLDPRTKSSLCQQEMVFPPYNAEELRAILRQRAELAFKPAIVQDSAINLAAAIAAQESGDARTAVMLLLRAGEIADQKNLSSVSDEEVKKAKNKVEEEIIISMISTLPEQQQLVLKSIAELSLQKKGVRRITGKEEEGVLYSGEIYDYYKELSKKLNESTVSSRWYREYINELEMYGLILTSASGPGIKGQTKLIKLGFDAKKINEAIEKELEK comes from the coding sequence ATGGGGGAGAACTTGTTTGAGGCAGAGCTAGCTAGGAGCACTATTTTTAAGGACAGGAATGCCATAAGCCAGCATTATGCCCCAAAAGAACTGCCGTTCAGGGAGAAGCAAATAGAGGAAATGACTAAAATTCTTGCTTCAGCACTCAAAAACAGCAAGCCGGACAATTTGTTTATTTATGGAAAGACTGGGACAGGAAAAACTACAGTCACAAAGCACGTCATGGAGAAACTGGAGGAAGTAACAGAAAAAAGGAATGCCAAAGTGAAATGCATTTACATTAACTGCAGGAACCATAACTCAAAGTACAAGGTGATGATAAAGGCAGTAAAAGAATTGTTCCCTCAAGAGAACTTCATTGGATTCAGCGCAGGCTTTGTTTACGATAAATTGCTGGAATACTGCAATTCCAATTCATTCAGGGTCATAATTGTACTGGACGAAATTGACAAGGTCAAAGACTTGGATGAACTTGTGTACAGTTTAAGCAGAAGCAATGACGAAATGAAAGGCAACGGCTGTTCAATTTCAATTACAGGCATATCAAACAACCTGATATTCAAGGACAGGCTTGACCCTAGAACCAAAAGCTCTCTGTGCCAGCAGGAAATGGTTTTCCCTCCCTACAACGCAGAAGAATTAAGGGCAATACTGAGGCAGAGGGCAGAACTGGCATTCAAGCCTGCCATAGTGCAAGACTCAGCAATAAACCTGGCAGCAGCAATTGCAGCCCAGGAGTCAGGAGACGCAAGGACTGCAGTAATGCTATTGCTGAGGGCAGGAGAGATTGCAGACCAAAAAAATTTGAGTTCAGTGAGCGACGAAGAAGTAAAGAAAGCAAAAAACAAAGTGGAAGAAGAAATTATAATTTCAATGATTTCAACACTCCCAGAACAACAGCAGTTAGTATTAAAGTCAATTGCAGAACTCTCCCTTCAAAAAAAAGGAGTCAGAAGGATTACAGGAAAAGAGGAGGAGGGAGTGCTTTATTCAGGGGAAATATATGATTATTACAAGGAATTGTCAAAGAAACTGAATGAAAGCACAGTAAGTTCAAGATGGTACAGAGAATACATTAATGAATTAGAGATGTACGGGCTGATATTGACATCTGCTTCTGGTCCGGGCATTAAAGGCCAGACTAAGTTAATCAAATTAGGCTTTGACGCAAAAAAAATAAATGAAGCAATAGAAAAAGAATTAGAGAAATAA
- a CDS encoding DEAD/DEAH box helicase gives MGPKMHEKELIERIKAINNISFNPLQKKALSKKLFEKNFVVSAPTASGKTLIAEIVSLNSVLNKKKKVLYTCPLRALASEHFREFKRKYEKEFGVRITISTGDFDSSSRYLQNYDIIFTTYEKAESLLRHRAEWLGEIGLLVIDEVHEIDSERGPTIEMVATKLLLLNPSIRILALSATVPNAKELSQWLKGELIESSFRPVKLKEGIFFNSEIHFEKEKEFIEEKGSELESIVSDTLDKKKQALVFCNTRQKSIGFAKKLSSLTEKFLSGKEKILLQKKSEETLNVLESPTEQCRILSSLIKKGIAFHNAALMSKQRHLIEELFKSNHLKILCSTPTMAAGVNTPAFRVIIPSVYRFTAFGNQKILVRDYRQMAGRAGRPQYDSSGESILIARSEFELDELREHFVLGEVEDSSSKLGLEPVLRTHVLASIASGFVFDLQSLEQFFGKTFYAFQFKELNELFLKINEILKELKEMNFIECTDKFFKATPLGVRVSELYLDPLTAFSFINYLNKNSLNDFGALFLFCSSYEFFPLISLPRSKEQDLWLQLNSSSSLLPIDLGREMFSDPSLLRKFNSALMLKDWLNEASEEHLRKNFNIQPGILYSKLLVLDWLSYCLSELSLILNKRQHLPLVYKLRKRLKYGVREELLPLIELRGIGRVRARRLFNSNVRSVSDLKRIDVKDLAGILGSTVALSVKGQLGQAKKFSKTKLSEVKAVERSGQTDLADY, from the coding sequence ATGGGCCCAAAAATGCACGAAAAAGAATTGATTGAAAGGATTAAGGCAATAAATAATATCTCTTTTAATCCGTTGCAGAAGAAGGCTTTAAGCAAAAAATTGTTTGAAAAGAATTTTGTGGTTTCTGCCCCAACTGCTTCAGGGAAGACTTTGATTGCAGAAATAGTTTCCCTAAATTCTGTTCTTAATAAGAAGAAAAAGGTTTTGTATACCTGCCCTTTGAGGGCTCTAGCTTCAGAGCATTTCCGCGAGTTCAAGAGAAAATACGAGAAGGAATTTGGTGTCAGGATTACTATTTCTACAGGCGACTTTGATTCCAGTTCAAGGTATCTGCAGAATTATGATATAATTTTCACTACTTATGAGAAGGCCGAAAGCCTTTTGAGGCACAGGGCTGAATGGCTTGGCGAGATAGGGCTTCTTGTAATAGATGAAGTGCATGAAATTGATTCTGAGAGAGGCCCTACAATAGAGATGGTTGCAACTAAACTCCTTCTCTTGAATCCTTCTATTAGAATTCTTGCCTTGAGCGCTACAGTCCCTAACGCAAAGGAGCTCTCCCAGTGGCTTAAGGGTGAACTAATTGAGTCTTCTTTCAGGCCTGTCAAATTGAAGGAGGGAATCTTCTTTAATTCTGAAATCCATTTTGAGAAAGAAAAGGAATTCATTGAGGAGAAAGGCAGTGAGCTTGAATCAATTGTTTCTGATACCTTGGACAAAAAAAAGCAGGCTCTGGTTTTCTGCAATACAAGGCAGAAGAGCATTGGCTTTGCAAAAAAGCTTTCTTCTCTGACAGAAAAATTCCTTTCAGGGAAAGAAAAAATTTTATTGCAGAAAAAATCTGAGGAGACCCTTAATGTCTTGGAGAGCCCTACAGAGCAGTGCAGGATTCTTTCCTCCCTGATAAAAAAAGGGATTGCGTTCCATAATGCTGCCTTGATGTCAAAGCAGAGGCATTTGATTGAGGAATTATTCAAGAGCAATCACTTGAAGATTTTGTGTTCGACCCCAACGATGGCAGCCGGAGTCAACACTCCTGCTTTTCGTGTTATCATTCCTTCAGTTTACAGGTTCACTGCTTTCGGGAACCAGAAGATTCTTGTGCGAGATTACCGCCAGATGGCGGGTCGCGCAGGAAGACCGCAATATGATTCTTCTGGCGAGAGCATTCTTATTGCCCGGAGTGAATTTGAGTTGGATGAATTGAGGGAACACTTTGTTTTGGGTGAAGTCGAGGATTCTTCTTCCAAGCTCGGCTTGGAGCCTGTGCTGAGAACCCATGTTCTTGCTTCTATTGCTTCAGGTTTTGTTTTTGACCTTCAGTCTTTGGAGCAGTTTTTCGGAAAAACTTTTTATGCTTTCCAGTTCAAGGAATTAAATGAATTGTTCTTGAAGATTAATGAAATCCTCAAGGAATTAAAGGAGATGAATTTCATTGAGTGCACTGACAAATTCTTTAAGGCAACCCCTTTGGGCGTAAGGGTAAGCGAATTGTACTTGGATCCGCTCACAGCTTTTTCTTTTATTAATTATTTGAACAAGAATTCCTTGAATGATTTTGGCGCGCTCTTTCTTTTCTGTTCTTCTTATGAATTCTTCCCCCTTATTTCCCTTCCGCGCTCTAAGGAGCAGGACTTATGGCTTCAATTGAATTCTTCTTCCTCTCTGCTTCCAATTGATTTGGGGAGGGAAATGTTTTCTGACCCTTCATTGCTCAGGAAATTCAATTCTGCTTTAATGTTGAAGGACTGGCTGAACGAAGCAAGCGAGGAACACCTTAGAAAGAATTTTAATATCCAGCCAGGCATTCTTTACTCAAAGCTTTTGGTTCTGGACTGGCTTTCCTACTGCCTTTCTGAATTGTCCTTAATATTGAACAAGAGGCAGCATCTTCCTTTGGTGTACAAGCTCAGGAAGAGGCTCAAGTATGGCGTGAGGGAAGAGCTCCTTCCGTTAATTGAGTTGCGCGGAATTGGAAGGGTTAGAGCAAGAAGGCTCTTTAATTCAAATGTGCGTTCTGTTTCTGACTTGAAGAGGATTGATGTAAAAGACCTTGCTGGAATTTTAGGTTCCACTGTTGCCTTGAGCGTGAAAGGCCAGTTAGGCCAGGCAAAAAAATTCTCTAAAACCAAATTAAGTGAAGTAAAGGCAGTTGAAAGGTCAGGGCAGACTGATTTGGCTGACTACTGA
- a CDS encoding DNA methyltransferase, producing MVKGEKNTIKHIDYALVPKTHPPMYSMHKYWARKPHNVVAEYIKHYSNEGEIVLDPFCGSGVTAIEAIKLGRKAIAIDLNPVSVFITKCTTMPVDLKKFEVSFRKIEEEINPLAEELYETSCPKCNSKAVIIGMAYDNGNPFEMVYECPKCGKKRGKITDFDIKKMKKIEEIKIKEWYPTTKMYYNGNSFLKKEKKDSVDQLFSKRNLIILSKILSLIEKTDDNKIRDMLKFVFSSTLPQASKMMPYIKESVGKICKGWTVHSYWVPTQHWELNVLIYFRLRFNEILRGKKESNQLIKNYKEAKKFSDFNDGANIIIKTHNALELTEVVTPNSIDYVFTDPPYGGSIQYFELSTLWASWLKMDLDYNDEITVNLHQKKDFGYYHKMLRASFKEIYQVLKPGKYMTVTFHSTDIKVWNSIIKAVVMVGFKLEKIIYQPPPMPSAKGQLQPYGSAVGDYYIRFMKPEKEALETEKEIDLKTYELEVVDAAQRIIGERGEPTIYQHILNGIMAELQGGRRVPVGAKNIEEVLEEHIEKEFEVINIKDDKGKTIGKKWWLKGADISHFSQPTLSDRVERKIVEVLEHNIKVSFDEILQAIFIEFPNALTPETEKIKDVLKEYAVTSDGKWKLRPEIRLNLTESAHSKMIYMLALLGEKAGFDVWVGQKEQSQEYNKTKLNSLVTIKKPVWRFVNTFNWDRVNQIDVVWHDRGRIAFEFEVENTTAITEAISRGSNIPPNNLRRVIVIPKERENLLYRKMKDPMINENIVKQDWRFIFYQDLENFFNKKHKKFSLSDFEKLFKLPKETKEVQKSLKLYL from the coding sequence ATGGTTAAAGGGGAGAAAAACACAATAAAACACATTGATTACGCATTAGTTCCTAAAACACACCCTCCAATGTATTCAATGCACAAGTATTGGGCAAGAAAACCCCATAATGTGGTAGCAGAATATATTAAACATTATTCCAATGAAGGAGAAATTGTTTTAGACCCTTTTTGCGGTTCTGGCGTAACAGCAATTGAAGCCATAAAGCTAGGAAGAAAAGCAATTGCTATTGATTTAAACCCAGTTTCTGTTTTTATTACAAAATGCACCACAATGCCTGTTGACCTAAAAAAATTTGAAGTTTCTTTCAGAAAAATTGAAGAAGAAATAAATCCTCTTGCAGAAGAACTATATGAAACTAGCTGCCCTAAATGTAATTCTAAAGCAGTAATTATTGGAATGGCATACGATAACGGTAACCCTTTTGAAATGGTTTACGAATGCCCTAAATGTGGAAAAAAAAGAGGAAAAATTACAGATTTTGATATTAAAAAAATGAAAAAAATAGAAGAAATTAAGATTAAAGAATGGTATCCAACAACAAAAATGTATTACAACGGAAATTCGTTCTTAAAAAAAGAAAAAAAAGACTCTGTTGACCAACTATTTTCAAAAAGGAACTTGATAATTCTATCAAAAATTTTATCATTAATAGAAAAGACAGATGATAATAAAATTAGGGATATGTTAAAATTTGTTTTTTCTTCTACTTTGCCGCAAGCAAGTAAAATGATGCCTTATATCAAAGAAAGCGTTGGAAAAATATGTAAGGGCTGGACAGTTCACAGTTATTGGGTGCCCACACAGCACTGGGAACTTAATGTCCTAATTTATTTTAGGTTAAGATTTAATGAAATTTTAAGAGGAAAAAAAGAGTCTAATCAATTAATTAAAAATTATAAAGAAGCAAAAAAATTTTCTGACTTTAACGATGGAGCAAATATTATTATCAAAACACATAATGCTTTAGAGCTTACTGAAGTGGTAACACCTAATTCCATTGATTATGTTTTTACTGACCCCCCATATGGCGGTTCAATTCAATATTTTGAGTTAAGCACTTTGTGGGCTTCTTGGCTAAAAATGGATTTAGATTACAATGATGAGATTACTGTAAACCTGCATCAAAAGAAAGACTTTGGATATTACCACAAAATGCTGAGGGCTTCATTCAAGGAGATTTACCAGGTATTAAAACCAGGAAAATATATGACTGTTACATTTCACAGCACCGACATAAAGGTATGGAATTCTATTATTAAGGCTGTTGTGATGGTTGGTTTTAAGTTAGAAAAGATAATTTATCAGCCGCCCCCAATGCCTTCAGCTAAAGGACAGTTACAACCTTACGGTTCTGCTGTTGGGGATTATTATATTAGGTTCATGAAGCCCGAAAAGGAAGCTTTGGAGACAGAAAAAGAGATAGACCTTAAAACCTACGAGTTGGAGGTTGTGGATGCAGCGCAGAGAATAATCGGGGAAAGAGGAGAACCTACAATATACCAACACATCTTAAATGGTATTATGGCAGAACTTCAGGGGGGAAGAAGGGTTCCTGTTGGTGCAAAAAACATTGAAGAAGTTTTAGAAGAACACATAGAAAAAGAATTTGAGGTAATAAATATTAAAGATGATAAAGGAAAAACCATCGGCAAAAAATGGTGGCTGAAAGGTGCCGACATTTCTCATTTCAGTCAACCCACTTTAAGCGATAGGGTTGAAAGAAAAATAGTTGAAGTCTTGGAGCATAACATAAAAGTTTCTTTTGATGAAATATTGCAAGCTATTTTTATTGAGTTCCCTAATGCTTTAACACCGGAAACAGAAAAAATAAAAGATGTTCTCAAAGAATATGCTGTAACTTCTGATGGCAAATGGAAATTAAGACCAGAAATAAGGTTGAATTTAACCGAATCAGCGCATAGCAAAATGATTTACATGCTTGCACTGTTAGGCGAAAAAGCAGGCTTTGATGTATGGGTTGGGCAAAAAGAACAATCACAAGAATATAACAAAACTAAACTGAATTCTTTGGTTACTATAAAAAAGCCTGTGTGGAGATTTGTTAATACCTTTAATTGGGATAGAGTCAACCAAATAGATGTAGTCTGGCATGATAGGGGGAGAATTGCTTTTGAATTTGAGGTTGAAAACACTACAGCAATAACAGAAGCTATTTCAAGGGGCTCAAATATTCCTCCAAATAATTTAAGAAGAGTTATAGTTATCCCTAAAGAAAGAGAAAATTTATTGTACAGAAAAATGAAAGACCCAATGATAAATGAAAACATAGTAAAACAAGATTGGAGGTTTATCTTTTACCAAGACTTAGAAAACTTTTTTAATAAAAAACATAAAAAATTCTCTTTGAGTGATTTTGAAAAATTGTTTAAACTGCCAAAAGAAACAAAAGAGGTTCAGAAGTCATTAAAGCTTTATTTGTAA
- a CDS encoding nascent polypeptide-associated complex protein, with protein MFPGLGKMNPKQMQGMLKQFGIKSEEIEAKKVIVELKNGKDIEIEEPNVTVMLAQGQKIYTVMGGTEKEKKEEVPEEDIEMVMQQTGSSRERAVGALKKSEGDLAGAIFLLKKK; from the coding sequence ATGTTTCCAGGGCTAGGAAAAATGAATCCAAAACAAATGCAGGGCATGCTGAAACAGTTCGGAATTAAATCCGAAGAAATAGAGGCAAAAAAGGTAATAGTAGAATTAAAGAACGGAAAAGACATTGAAATAGAGGAACCAAACGTCACAGTAATGCTTGCGCAAGGACAGAAGATTTACACTGTAATGGGCGGAACAGAGAAAGAGAAGAAAGAAGAGGTTCCAGAAGAAGACATTGAAATGGTCATGCAGCAGACAGGCAGTTCAAGGGAGAGGGCAGTGGGCGCATTAAAGAAATCAGAGGGAGACTTAGCAGGGGCAATCTTTCTCTTAAAGAAAAAATAA
- a CDS encoding peptidylprolyl isomerase: MNNGDIVLLSFQGKDLSNEKIFDETKEKPVTIILGHKELLPALEEQILPMKEGEERIIILKPEQAFGERKAELVRVIPLQEFRARNLSPYPGMIVELNELIGKVQSISGGRVRVDFNHELAGKSLEYKIKIEKVLKEKKEQVQALLGKYFPKAKEPEIEFKEKEVEIKLKGKEALESFQLRPIFSSIVLEHVQGIEKVKFVDEFEKKEEEKENTQ, encoded by the coding sequence ATGAACAACGGAGACATAGTGCTTTTAAGCTTTCAAGGAAAAGACTTAAGCAATGAAAAAATATTCGATGAAACAAAAGAAAAGCCAGTAACAATAATTTTAGGCCATAAAGAGCTTCTTCCAGCATTAGAAGAACAAATCCTTCCAATGAAAGAAGGAGAAGAAAGAATTATTATCTTAAAACCAGAGCAGGCCTTCGGGGAAAGAAAAGCAGAATTGGTGAGGGTAATTCCATTACAGGAATTCAGGGCAAGAAATCTCTCTCCTTACCCTGGAATGATAGTAGAATTGAATGAATTAATAGGGAAAGTGCAGAGCATTTCAGGGGGCAGGGTTAGAGTGGACTTCAACCACGAGCTTGCCGGCAAAAGCCTGGAGTACAAGATAAAAATAGAGAAAGTGCTCAAAGAAAAAAAAGAGCAAGTTCAGGCACTCCTAGGAAAATACTTCCCTAAAGCAAAGGAGCCAGAAATCGAATTCAAGGAAAAAGAAGTAGAAATAAAACTCAAAGGAAAAGAAGCCTTGGAATCATTCCAGCTAAGGCCAATATTCTCTTCAATAGTACTAGAGCACGTGCAAGGAATAGAAAAAGTGAAATTTGTAGACGAATTCGAAAAAAAAGAAGAAGAAAAAGAGAACACGCAATAA